The nucleotide window GCTGGCAACTGATAATAAGGGTTGCGCTCGTTGCGGGACTTAACCCAACATCTCACGACACGAGCTGACGACAACCATGCACCACCTGTATCCATGTCCCCGAAGGGAACGTCTTATCTCTAAGATTTGCATAGTATGTCAAGACCTGGTAAGGTTCTTCGCGTAGCTTCGAATTAAACCACATGCTCCACCGCTTGTGCGGGCCCCCGTCAATTCCTTTGAGTTTCAACCTTGCGGTCGTACTCCCCAGGCGGAGTGCTTAATGCGTTAGCTGCGGCACTGAAGGGCGGAAACCCTCCAACACCTAGCACTCATCGTTTACGGCATGGACTACCAGGGTATCTAATCCTGTTCGCTACCCATGCTTTCGAGCCTCAGCGTCAGTTACAGACTAGACAGCCGCCTTCGCCACTGGTGTTCTTCCATATATCTACGCATTCCACCGCTACACATGGAGTTCCACTGTCCTCTTCTGCACTCAAGTCTCCCAGTTTCCGATGCACTTCTCCGGTTAAGCCGAAGGCTTTCACATCAGACTTAAAAGACCGCCTGCGCTCGCTTTACGCCCAATAAATCCGGACAACGCTTGCCACCTACGTATTACCGCGGCTGCTGGCACGTAGTTAGCCGTGGCTTTCTGGTTAAATACCGTCAACTTCTGAACAGTTACTCTCAGAAGTGTTCTTCTTTAACAACAGAGTTTTACGAGCCGAAACCCTTCTTCACTCACGCGGCATTGCTCCATCAGACTTTCGTCCATTGTGGAAGATTCCCTACTGCTGCCTCCCGTAGGAGTTTGGGCCGTGTCTCAGTCCCAATGTGGCCGATTACCCTCTCAGGTCGGCTACGTATCATTGTCTTGGTGGGCCTTTACCTCACCAACTAACTAATACGCCGCGGGATCATCCAGAAGTGATAGCCGAAACCATCTTTCAAACAAAAACCATGCGGTTTTTGTTGTTATACGGTATTAGCACCTGTTTCCAAGTGTTATCCCCTGCTTCTGGGCAGATTTCCCACGTGTTACTCACCAGTTCGCCACTCGCTTCAATGTTGAAATCAGTGCAAGCACGTCAATCAACGGAAGCTCGTTCGACTTGCATGTATTAGGCATGCCGCCAGCGTTCGTCCTGAGCCAGGATCAAACTCTCATCTTATAGATGATGTGCTTGAATAGCTCATCGATTGTTGTTACATTTTTAAAAGCGAATTGACTTCGCAAATATTGTTTGGGTTTGATACCAAGTATCAAACCGCCCTACACATATTTGGTTTGTCGAAACAATGTTCAGTTTTCAAAGGTCTACCTTGTTATCAAAGGAACAAGCGCTCCGTGACAACGTTTATAAGAATAACATATCTTATCAATTGCCGTCAAGAACTTTTTGAATTTCTTTTTTATCAGTAACACAACTCTCTGTGTCGCCGTGACAACGTTTATAACTATACCAACGATTCTACCGCTGGTCAAGGCCTTTTTGCATAAAATTTCAATTAATTGATAAATAACCAAAAAAGGTGGGAACTAAGACGCGTTCCCACCTTTAATATTCACTCATCCGTATACCTAGTAACCGGTGTCCGTTGACGCCGCGCTGCCATTTTGTCTAAAAAACCATCTAACAGTGTGACCATGACCTCTTCGTCCGTCGCATCCGTCAACGCAACCTTAGTCCTAGCTGCGTGGGGAATTCCCTTAAGATAATAGGCCACCTGATTCCGAAAGTCACGAGGCCCCTCTTCAGAACCCTTAGCTCGACACAGCCGGTGCAAATGTTCCTTAGCAATGGCAATCTTTTCTTCAGGAGTCGCCTCTGGTAACAATTCGCCCGTATCCAAATAGTGGTTAACCCGTCTCAACAGCCAAGGGTTCCCCATGACTGCACGACCAATCATAACTGCATCAGCCCCAACCTCAGTTAACATGCGTTTAGCATCCTCTGGCGTACGAACATCCCCATTACCCATAAATGGAATGGTTAAATGCTTCGCTACATCTGCCAGCACATCCCAGTCAGCCTGACCCTGATACATTTGCTTACGTGTTCGACCATGCATAGCAACTGCACTCGCCCCGGCACTCTCAGCAGCCAAGGCATTTTCCACCGCGTAAACGTGGCGATCATCCCAGCCAGTTCGCATTTTCACTGTTACTGGTTTATCAACCGCAGCGACGACCGCCGCAACCATGTCATGAACCTTATCCGGATCCAGGAGCCACTTAGCACCAGCATCCGTGTTCACGACCTTATTCACCGGACACCCCATATTAATGTCAATAATATCAGCTGGCGTCTGCTTATCCACAAATTGAGCTGCTTGTACCAAAGTTTCCTGAGTTCCCCCAAAGATTTGAATACTCATTGGGTGTTCTCGCTCATCAACCGCCATCATATGGAGGGTACGCTGATTATGGTAGTGAATCCCCTGGCCAGAAATCATTTCGCATTCAACCAAGCCAGCACCAAATTCCTTGCAAATTAGTCGAAACGCCACGTTGGTGACTCCAGCCATAGGAGCAACTACTACCCGATTAGGAATTGTAACGTCTCCAATTTTCCATGCCATCACGTTTGCCTCCTAGTCAGCCTGTGCCTTAACCAGGATATCCTTCAAGTCATCTTCGGAAAATTCATACTTTGTCCCACAAAAGTGACAAACCGCTTCGGCACCGTGATCTTCATCAATCATTTCCCGAATAGCCTTGGGCTGAATTGAAGCTAACGCCTTGGCAAACCGCTCCTTAGAGCAATCACACTTGAAGCTAACTGGCATTTTCTGTAAAATCTTGATTTTCTCATCCTTGAACAGTAATTGCAAAATGTCCTCTGGCGTCTGACCATCTAGTAACAATTCAGAAACCATAGGCACTTCCTTCAAGCGTTCCTCCAACCGCGCAATTGCCTCATCGCTTGCGCCCGGCATCACTTGAATCATGAATCCACCGGCAACCTTAACCGTATTGTTGGGTTGTACGAAAACAGACACCCCCACGGAGCTAGGAATCTGTTCAGACTTAGCCAGGTAGTAAGTAAAGTCTTCCCCTAACTCACCAGAAACCAAGGGGACCTGTCCTGTGTATGGTTGACTGAGGCCTAAATCCTTCGTCACCGTCAGCATCCCGTTTACGCCAACCGCCTTACGCACGTCAATCTTGTGCTTCTCATTCAATGCCAAGCTCGTATGCGGATATTGCAGGTAGCCCTTAACTTCACCATTGGCATTACCATCCACCACGATAGCACCCACTGGTCCATGACCGTCGACCTTCACCGTCAGCTTCTCATCACCCTTCATAAGCGACGTTGCTAACAAAGTTGTACCAATCATGGTCCGCCCTAGAGCCGCCGTTGCTGCACTCCAAGTATCATGCCGTTGCTGAGCCTCAGCTACCATGTCCGTTGCATCGACTACGTAAGCCCGAAACATCCCGTCATCAATTAAACTTTTTACTAAATAATCTGTCATTTGTGTACTGTCGTCCTTTCACATTTCATCATGCCTAACCTTACCAGAAACCCGAAAATTTGCAAAGACTAACCCCGCTGAGTCACAAAAAGGAAGTGAGGAGAATCCCCCACTTCCTTCGCATTTCGATTATTCAGAGTCGTCCGGCTTTTGATCATCCGCTGCAGAACTCGTTGCTTCACTGGCCTGACTGCTATCAGATTCAGTGGTAGCGGCAGATTCAGCTAACTTAGCTTCCGTAGAGGCCTGTCGTTCAGCTTCACGGCGTTCTAGTTCTCGCTTAGATTCTTCAAAAGTTGCGGCCTTTTCACTTGGAAATTCGCTACTGCCATCCTTCTCAGGCATTTCCCCAGTATTAAACAGACTGAGAATTTGCTTTTCGTCCAGCGTTTCGTACTTCAGCAAGGCATCCGCAATAATCTTGTGTTCTGCTTTATGTTCTTCCAAAATCTTCCGGGCAGTCGTATGGGCTTCTCCGATGATTCGGCGAACTTCACTATCAATTAAGCTAGCAGTGTGTTCAGAGTAACTAGGTTGGCCAGGGTAACCTGCACCAGCAAATGGCTGACCGCCAGCACTTTCCAATGCAACGGTACCCAACTCATCACTCATCCCATATTGGGTAACCATGGACCGGGCAATTTGCGTTGCCTGTTCAAAGTCATTGGATGCACCAGATGATTCAGAATGGAAGATTAACTCTTCAGCAGTCCGACCACCCATGAGTCCAGCGATTTGTTCCATGGCATCCTTTTTAGACATCAACATCTGATCTTCACGTGGGAGCATGATGGCATATCCACCCGCACGCCCACGAGGAACGATAGTAACCTTGTGGACCACACGCGCGTCATTTAACACTAAGCCGACAATTGTATGTCCAGCTTCATGATAAGCAACCGTCTTGCGTTCCTCAGGGCTGATGACCCGATCCTTTTTAGCAGGTCCAGCGATAACCCGGTCTTCCGCTTCATCTAAGTCAGAAGCGTCAATCTGGGTCTTATTCCGCCGAGCTGCCAATAAGGCCGCTTCGTTTAAGAGGTTTTCCAAGTCGGCACCCACGAACCCTGGCGTCTGCTTAGAAATTTCCTTCAAGTCGACGTCGTTGGCTAAAGGCTTGTTCTTAGAATGAACCTTCAGGATAGCTTCCCGACCTTTAACATCTGGTCGACCAACTAAAATCTTCCGGTCAAATCGTCCCGGCCGTAGCAAAGCTGGGTCTAAGACATCAGAACGGTTAGTAGCAGCCATCACAATGACACCTTCACTACCAGTAAACCCATCCATTTCAACCAACAATTGGTTCAAGGTTTGTTCACGTTCATCGTGACCACCGCCCATGCCGGCACCCCGTTGACGACCAACCGCATCAATTTCATCAATAAAGATGATAGAAGGTGCGGCCTTCTTGGCCTGTTCAAACAGATCCCGGACACGGCTAGCCCCGACACCAACGAACATTTCCACGAAATCTGAACCAGAAATCGAGAAGAATGGTACCGCCGCTTCACCAGCAACGGCCTTCGCCAGCAACGTTTTACCAGTACCAGGAGGACCCTCCAATAAGACACCAGATGGTATCCGGGCACCTAATGAAACGAACTTACGCGGATTCTTCAAGAACTCGACAACTTCGACCAGCTCTTGCTTTTCCTCCTCCTCACCAGCAACGTCGGCAAAGCGAACCTTGTTCTCCTTGCTGTCGGCTGGTTTGGCCTTACTCTTCCCAAAGTTCATGACCCGACCATTGCCGCCGCCTTGGCCGGCTTGACCCATCATCATGTAGAAGAAGAAGAAGAAAATAACCAGTGGCGCTACGTAGACTAACAAGTTAATCCAAAAGCCACTTGACTCTTCTGCTTTGGTGTTGACCTTTACATTATGGTTCTTGGCGATCTTATCAATCTCGGAAACCGTCGAGTTGTTCGTTAAGACCTGGGTCGTAAACCCGGTCACCGCGGTACTCTGTGAGCCCCCAAGACTAAAGCCGGTATTAGTAGAACGCTTTTGGGCGTTCCGATATTCACCAGTAATCTTGTAAACTCCCCCGGAAGGTTGAATAGAGAACTTCTTGATCTTGTTCGTACTCAGGTCCTTCTCGAACTGACTCGATTGGATTTCTTGGGATTGTGAGCTGCTGTTATTACCATTAAACAGGTAAACAACACCAATGACCAACAAGAAGATCACAATGTAAAATAGACTATTCCGAAACAGCCCATTTCGTCGATTATTCATGTCGTGCCTCCTTACTCACAGTTCCCAGCATTTAAATTAGGAACAAAATTTAGGGCTTGTGCCCTTTGACTAAATAAGATGTTATCACAATTGACTATCATTGACTAATTATTTATCTGAATAAACGGATGGCTTCAAAACACCCACGTACGGGAGATTCCGATATTTTTCTTCATAGTCCAAACCGTACCCAACTACGAATTCACTCGGAACGTTAAACCCAACATAATCCGCTTTCGCTTCAACCACTCGTCCACTGGGTTTATCCATTAACGTGCAGACCTTAATTGAGTTGGCGTGACGGTCCTTTAACAGGTCTTCCAGGTACTTCAACGTCCGACCAGTATCGATAATATCTTCAACTAACAAGATGTCACGACCAGCAACGTCCGTATCCAGGTCCTTCAGTAAACGAATGGTTCCGGATGATGCGGTTCCTCCGTTGTAGCTGGAGACATCAATAAAGTCAATGGTTGCATAGATGTCCATGTCACGAATAACATCGGTCATAAACAAAATTGCACCCTTTAACACGCAGATGATCAAAGGCGTCTTATCCTTATAATCCTCGGCGAGTTGCGTTCCAAGTCGTTTACAAGCTGCAGCAATGTCTTCCTCACTATAAAGGACCTTCAAAATATCGTTGTTCATGCTGTTCCCCTTTCGCCTATTCGTGTTTCAAGACAATATGATAGTTTTTTGTGTGCGCCCGTGATGGCCAAACCGACCACTTCACGCCAAGTACCGTCAAAACTTCCCCCTGAGCTGTAACCAAGACCAACTGGGCTGCTCGTTCAGAACGAGGAACCTTGGCGTTGATCAACGCCCGCCGCACACTCTGATGGTGGCCGCTAGCTAGTCGCAACTGATCGGTAGCTACCCATTGCCGAACTTGCAAAGGAAACTGCTTCGACTGTAATGCCACCGTCTCATGTGGGGTCTGTATTGACGAACTCTCTGGAAAGAAGCCGAGTAATCGGCCGTTGCCAACGGATCGCCATTGGTTTAAGTCTACCATAAAAGTAAATTGTTCCACGGATTTTTGCTGTAAATTTTTAGGTTGCGTAAACTCAAATCGATCATAGCTCTTACGAAACACCCAGCCACCGCTAAAATCAACGACACCGGACGGTCGCTGCAAATTCCGCAAGAGTTGTAGACACTGGTTGAGATGTGACTCACCGGTGGTCACTGTCGGCGCCGACTGCTTAATCAACCGAGCCAGCAACAACCGCTGTTCAGAGCCTGGACGCGCCAACAACTTTGTGACGTTTCCTTGTCCCGTGCCGGGCTCAACGATGCCAGTCAGCTTGGTATCCAAGGCCTCATCGGCTACAGCCATGACTGCCCGCAATTGACGGGCATAGGCTGTTAAATGGTCAATCACCTGCGGATTTTCACCCCGTAATTGTGGGAGAATCTGGTGACGAACACGATTACGACTGACCACAAGTTCTTGGTTGGTGGCGTCCTCATACCAAGGAATCGCCATTCGTCGAGCAAAAGCCACCAGTTCCGTCTTCTTAAACGGGAGCAACGGGTGAATCACCTTACCCCCTCCTAAGAAACGTTCATTGGCCATCCCTGCCAGCTGAGCCAACTCACCACCACGCAACAATTTCAACAGAATGGTCTCTGCCTGCTCATCGGCTTGGTGAGCTGTCGCCACCCAGTCAGCTGACTGTTGCTGCAATTGCTGCGAAAAAAATTGGTAGCGAAAGTCCCTGGCGGCGGCTTCAACACCGTGGTCTGGGTGTTCAGCCCGCGGCCAATGCTTCGTAACTAATGGTATCCGATGGTCGGCACACCAGGTGGTCAAAAATTTTTCCTCCGTTGTACTCTGTGCCCGTAGTTCGTGATTAACGTGAACAACAGTTAATTGTGGTCGTTGGTCGTGCGGCAATCGACTCAGCAAGGTAAGCAGCACCATTGAATCGACGCCGGTCGACACAGCTACTAACCCACGTCCTCGGGAAGTTGCCCACCCCTGCTGACGCCAATTATTCTGAAAATCCGTCTCTAACGTCACACTACCGACCCTTTCCGTTAATTAAGAAAAAGGGCCGCACGAATGCGGTCCTAATCGAAGACACATTTAACTACGACGGCCACCACGGCCACCGCGCTTACCTTCGGTGTTGCGTTTAATTGTTGCCAGACGGTCCTCACTCTGCTTCATGAACCCTGACATCAAGTCGTCGAAACTCTCTTCATGTTGGGCTGCGTGATGGCCTGAGAAACGACCATTTGCCGAATTATGGTGTGGCCGGGAACCGTTATTTTCAAAGCGGCGACCATGGGCGTTACCATGGCTTTCACCGCCGCGACCACCATTGCCGTGGAAATCGTGATTACCACCGCGATGCTCAGAATGCTCACCGTGGTGTTCACTGCGACTATGCTGTGGCCGTTCTGATGCCGGTTTATCAGTTGCCTTACGAATCGACAGCCCAATTTTCCCGTCATTCCCAACGGTCAATACTTTAACCGTTACTTCATCACCGACAGATAAAACGTCGTGAATATCTTTCACGAACCCATCGGAAATTTCACTAATGTGAACCAACCCGGTCTTGTGGTCACCTAAATCAACAAATGCGCCAAAGTTCGTGATTCCGGAGACCTTTCCGGAAACTTTAGCTCCAACCTCGATTGCCATAAACAAGAAGTTCCTCCTTAAAATAAGTGCTTTCAGTATAACACAACTTCTAACAATCCCAAACGTGAAAAATCAAAAAGAAAAGTCAAATCAACCGTTTTTGAACATCAGTCAAACCGCGTCAGATTAACATTCCAGCGATACCAGTGTTTCTAGCCATTCTCCCATTACTTTGGTGGGTAAACTAATAAAATGTCCAGCCGGTTAGGCCAAGAAATTTAGTCAGTTTGTACTACCAGGGACACCCGCCATTGAATCAAGCAGATTGTTTTGGCCACCCACCTCGCAGCAGCTAAGTTCAACTAAAAAGGAGGCCATGACTCTGCCGTCACAGTCTCCTCGAACACTATTTTGCGGTCACGTCGGTGGCGTGATCACCGGGTAGACTATAGACTGTCTCACCGGACTTGGTGTAATAGTACTTCGACCGAATTAAACGACCCAAGTAATCTTTGTCATTAAGTTGCTTGATCTGTAACTTAAGCTTCTGATTAGTCGCCTTCGTTTTAGTCAGTTGCCGTTCACTAGTAGCAACCTGCTGATTAACCGTATGCAGGCTTGCATTCGTACGGACCCACTGAATACCTAAAATTGTCATGAAGACGGCGAAAACAATGATAATCCGAGTAGCTCGTCGTGCGCGACGTTTGCCCAGCCACCGATGATGATGTTGCTGGGTGGCCTGCTTATCCAACCGCCGGGTATAATCATTTTCTAAACGTTCAATTTTCGCCGGTTGCGGTTTCACGTCAGCCATCCCACTCACTCCTCAAGTTTTCTACCAGATAGTTTAACTTGAGTATAGCAAGTTTCAAATTGGACGTCTAGCTAGTTAAGCATATTGTAAAATATTCGTCACATTAGACCGCTT belongs to Levilactobacillus yonginensis and includes:
- the ftsH gene encoding ATP-dependent zinc metalloprotease FtsH; the protein is MNNRRNGLFRNSLFYIVIFLLVIGVVYLFNGNNSSSQSQEIQSSQFEKDLSTNKIKKFSIQPSGGVYKITGEYRNAQKRSTNTGFSLGGSQSTAVTGFTTQVLTNNSTVSEIDKIAKNHNVKVNTKAEESSGFWINLLVYVAPLVIFFFFFYMMMGQAGQGGGNGRVMNFGKSKAKPADSKENKVRFADVAGEEEEKQELVEVVEFLKNPRKFVSLGARIPSGVLLEGPPGTGKTLLAKAVAGEAAVPFFSISGSDFVEMFVGVGASRVRDLFEQAKKAAPSIIFIDEIDAVGRQRGAGMGGGHDEREQTLNQLLVEMDGFTGSEGVIVMAATNRSDVLDPALLRPGRFDRKILVGRPDVKGREAILKVHSKNKPLANDVDLKEISKQTPGFVGADLENLLNEAALLAARRNKTQIDASDLDEAEDRVIAGPAKKDRVISPEERKTVAYHEAGHTIVGLVLNDARVVHKVTIVPRGRAGGYAIMLPREDQMLMSKKDAMEQIAGLMGGRTAEELIFHSESSGASNDFEQATQIARSMVTQYGMSDELGTVALESAGGQPFAGAGYPGQPSYSEHTASLIDSEVRRIIGEAHTTARKILEEHKAEHKIIADALLKYETLDEKQILSLFNTGEMPEKDGSSEFPSEKAATFEESKRELERREAERQASTEAKLAESAATTESDSSQASEATSSAADDQKPDDSE
- the dusB gene encoding tRNA dihydrouridine synthase DusB codes for the protein MAWKIGDVTIPNRVVVAPMAGVTNVAFRLICKEFGAGLVECEMISGQGIHYHNQRTLHMMAVDEREHPMSIQIFGGTQETLVQAAQFVDKQTPADIIDINMGCPVNKVVNTDAGAKWLLDPDKVHDMVAAVVAAVDKPVTVKMRTGWDDRHVYAVENALAAESAGASAVAMHGRTRKQMYQGQADWDVLADVAKHLTIPFMGNGDVRTPEDAKRMLTEVGADAVMIGRAVMGNPWLLRRVNHYLDTGELLPEATPEEKIAIAKEHLHRLCRAKGSEEGPRDFRNQVAYYLKGIPHAARTKVALTDATDEEVMVTLLDGFLDKMAARRQRTPVTRYTDE
- a CDS encoding S1 domain-containing RNA-binding protein — translated: MAIEVGAKVSGKVSGITNFGAFVDLGDHKTGLVHISEISDGFVKDIHDVLSVGDEVTVKVLTVGNDGKIGLSIRKATDKPASERPQHSRSEHHGEHSEHRGGNHDFHGNGGRGGESHGNAHGRRFENNGSRPHHNSANGRFSGHHAAQHEESFDDLMSGFMKQSEDRLATIKRNTEGKRGGRGGRRS
- a CDS encoding septum formation initiator family protein, producing MADVKPQPAKIERLENDYTRRLDKQATQQHHHRWLGKRRARRATRIIIVFAVFMTILGIQWVRTNASLHTVNQQVATSERQLTKTKATNQKLKLQIKQLNDKDYLGRLIRSKYYYTKSGETVYSLPGDHATDVTAK
- the hslO gene encoding Hsp33 family molecular chaperone HslO, giving the protein MTDYLVKSLIDDGMFRAYVVDATDMVAEAQQRHDTWSAATAALGRTMIGTTLLATSLMKGDEKLTVKVDGHGPVGAIVVDGNANGEVKGYLQYPHTSLALNEKHKIDVRKAVGVNGMLTVTKDLGLSQPYTGQVPLVSGELGEDFTYYLAKSEQIPSSVGVSVFVQPNNTVKVAGGFMIQVMPGASDEAIARLEERLKEVPMVSELLLDGQTPEDILQLLFKDEKIKILQKMPVSFKCDCSKERFAKALASIQPKAIREMIDEDHGAEAVCHFCGTKYEFSEDDLKDILVKAQAD
- the hpt gene encoding hypoxanthine phosphoribosyltransferase, giving the protein MNNDILKVLYSEEDIAAACKRLGTQLAEDYKDKTPLIICVLKGAILFMTDVIRDMDIYATIDFIDVSSYNGGTASSGTIRLLKDLDTDVAGRDILLVEDIIDTGRTLKYLEDLLKDRHANSIKVCTLMDKPSGRVVEAKADYVGFNVPSEFVVGYGLDYEEKYRNLPYVGVLKPSVYSDK
- the tilS gene encoding tRNA lysidine(34) synthetase TilS, translating into MTLETDFQNNWRQQGWATSRGRGLVAVSTGVDSMVLLTLLSRLPHDQRPQLTVVHVNHELRAQSTTEEKFLTTWCADHRIPLVTKHWPRAEHPDHGVEAAARDFRYQFFSQQLQQQSADWVATAHQADEQAETILLKLLRGGELAQLAGMANERFLGGGKVIHPLLPFKKTELVAFARRMAIPWYEDATNQELVVSRNRVRHQILPQLRGENPQVIDHLTAYARQLRAVMAVADEALDTKLTGIVEPGTGQGNVTKLLARPGSEQRLLLARLIKQSAPTVTTGESHLNQCLQLLRNLQRPSGVVDFSGGWVFRKSYDRFEFTQPKNLQQKSVEQFTFMVDLNQWRSVGNGRLLGFFPESSSIQTPHETVALQSKQFPLQVRQWVATDQLRLASGHHQSVRRALINAKVPRSERAAQLVLVTAQGEVLTVLGVKWSVWPSRAHTKNYHIVLKHE